Proteins encoded in a region of the Mycoplasma feriruminatoris genome:
- a CDS encoding IMPACT family protein, which translates to MKTIKNKIYKNEFIIKNSKFITICTNINSKQELDEFLNKYSDINATHNCYAYMIYDQKIIGGYNDDHEPKNTAGKPIFNVISKNNLVNIVILVIRYFGGIKLGASVLTRTYSNAASLIVKQLDIVEIKTYYQYLISFDIKNIKLVNHWINQNNIEIISKEFNEKVVFKIKTTDMITSCSFFNILDFKTISN; encoded by the coding sequence ATGAAAACTATTAAAAATAAAATTTATAAAAATGAGTTTATTATTAAAAATTCTAAGTTTATAACAATATGTACAAATATAAATTCTAAACAAGAATTAGATGAGTTTTTAAATAAATATTCTGATATAAATGCTACTCATAATTGTTATGCTTATATGATTTATGATCAAAAAATTATTGGTGGATATAATGATGATCATGAACCAAAAAATACAGCAGGAAAACCAATTTTTAATGTAATTAGTAAAAATAATTTAGTAAATATTGTAATTTTAGTAATTAGATATTTTGGTGGAATAAAACTTGGAGCTAGTGTATTAACTAGAACTTATAGTAATGCTGCAAGTTTAATAGTTAAACAATTAGATATTGTTGAAATTAAAACTTATTATCAATATTTAATTAGTTTTGATATTAAAAATATTAAATTAGTTAATCATTGAATTAATCAAAATAATATAGAAATAATAAGTAAAGAGTTTAATGAAAAAGTAGTTTTTAAAATTAAAACAACAGACATGATAACTAGTTGTAGTTTTTTTAACATTCTTGATTTTAAAACTATATCAAATTAA